A genomic segment from Chrysemys picta bellii isolate R12L10 chromosome 11, ASM1138683v2, whole genome shotgun sequence encodes:
- the DNAJC10 gene encoding dnaJ homolog subfamily C member 10 — protein MEFLLSKGDCIRDLKRTLLFLVLTCLVALVCTDQDYYSLLGISKEASNREIRQAFKKLALKLHPDKNQNDPDAHENFLKINRAYEVLKDDELRKKYDKYGEKGLEDHQQGGRYESWNFYRYDFGIYDDDPEIITLDRGEFDAAINSGELWFINFYSPRCSHCHDLAPTWREFAKEMDGLIRIGAVNCGDNRMLCRIKGINSYPSLYVFKTGMNPVKFYGERSKESLMSFAMQYVTSTVTELWAGNFVNAIQTSFASGVGWLITFCAEGGDCLTSQTRLKLAGMLEGLVNVGWMDCATQGELCDNLDISSSTTAYFPPGATLTNKEKGGVLFLNSLDAKEIYLEVMQHLPDFEMLSAASLEDHVAHHRWLLFFQFGESDKSNVHEFKKLNFLLKDEHIQVGKIDCLSAPSVCSNLYVHQPCLAVFKGKGTEDYEIHHGKMILYDIVAFAKESVNSHVITLGPQNFPGTEKEPWLVDFFAPWCPPCRALLPELRKASKHLIGQLKFGTLDCTIHEGLCNMHNIRAYPTTVVFNQSSVHEYEGHHSAEQILEFIQDLMNPSVVSLTPDTFSALVKQRKRNEVWMVDFYAPWCGPCQALMPEWKRMARLLNGLITVGSMDCQKYFSFCHQENVQGYPEIRLFPQKSNTGHHYYSYNGWHRDSHSLRSWALGYLPQVSVDLTPQSFTEKVLHGKDHWVIDFYAPWCGPCQNFAPEFEVLARTVKGKVKAGKVDCQAYAHTCQTAGIRAYPTVKFYPYQGAKKNVLGEHIDSRDAKGIADLLTERLAVIKNKGKRKKSSRNKDEL, from the exons AATGATCCAGATGCTCATGAAAACTTCTTGAAAATAAATAGAGCATATGAAGTATTAAAAGATGACGAGCTACGGAAGAAGTATGATAAATATGGAGAGAAAGGTCTTGAAGATCACCAACAAGGAGGTCGATACGAGAGCTGGAACTTTTATCGCTATGATTTTG GTATTTATGATGATGATCCTGAAATCATAACATTGGATAGAGGAGAATTTG ATGCTGCTATTAACTCTGGAGAACTCTGGTTCATCAATTTCTATTCCCCTCGATGTTCACACTGCCATGATTTAGCCCCTACG TGGAGAGAATTTGCTAAAGAAATGGATGGACTAATACGCATTGGAGCTGTAAATTGTGGTGATAATAGAATGCTTTGTCGGATCAAAGGAATTAATAGTTATCCAAGTCTCTATGTTTTCAAAACTGGAATG aatccaGTGAAATTTTACGGAGAGAGATCAAAGGAAAGTTTAATGAGTTTTGCCATGCAGTATGTCACAAGCACAGTGACAGAGTTATGGGCAG GAAATTTTGTTAATGCTATTCAAACTTCATTTGCCTCTGGTGTTGGCTGGCTGATCACTTTCTGTGCTGAGGGTGGag ATTGTTTGACTTCCCAGACGCGCCTTAAACTAGCTGGCATGTTG GAAGGCCTTGTTAATGTAGGCTGGATGGACTGTGCCACCCAGGGTGAGCTTTGTGATAATTTGGATATCTCATCTAGTACTACAGCATACTTTCCACCTGGAGCCACCTTAACTAATAAAGAGAAAGGAGGTGTTTTG TTTCTTAACTCCTTGGATGCCAAAGAGATATATTTGGAAGTAATGCAGCATCTTCCAGATTTTGAAATGCTCTCTGCAGCCTCATTAGAG GACCACGTGGCTCATCACCGGTGGCTGCTTTTCTTTCAATTTGGTGAGAGTGACAAGTCAAATGTGCATGAGTTTAAAAAACTGAATTTTCTGCTTAAAGATGAACATATTCAG GTTGGAAAGATTGACTGTCTTTCTGCACCAAGTGTCTGCAGTAATCTTTATGTCCATCAGCCATGTCTAGCAGTCTTTAAAGGAAAGGGAACTGAAGATTATGAAATTCATCATG GAAAGATGATCCTATATGACATAGTTGCATTCGCCAAGGAGAGTGTAAACTCTCATGTTATCACACTTGGGCCTCAGAATTTTCCTGGCACAGAGAAGGAACCATGGCTTGTTGACTTCTTTGCACCT TGGTGTCCTCCATGTCGAGCTTTGTTGCCAGAGTTGAGAAAAGCATCAAAGCACCTTATTGGTCAGCTTAAATTTGGCACACTAGACTGCACAATCCATGAAGGGCTTTGCAACATG CATAACATTAGAGCTTACCCAACAACAGTGGTGTTCAACCAGTCCAGTGTTCATGAATATGAAGGGCATCATTCTGCTGAACAGATCTTGGAGTTTATACAG GATCTCATGAACCCTTCGGTGGTCTCCTTAACACCAGACACTTTCAGTGCACTAGTTAAACAAAGAAAGCGGAATGAAGTCTGGATGGTTGATTTCTATGCTCCGTGGTGTGGGCCTTGCCAGGCTTTAATGCCGGAATGGAAAAGGATGGCCAGG ttgttAAATGGATTAATCACTGTTGGCAGTATGGattgtcaaaaatatttttctttctgtcaCCAAGAAAATGTACAAGGATATCCTGAAATAAGACTCTTTCCTCAAAAATCAAATACAGGTCATCATTACTA TAGTTACAATGGTTGGCACAGGGATTCGCATTCGTTAAGAAGCTGGGCACTTGG aTATTTACCTCAAGTATCTGTAGATCTGACACCTCAGAGCTTCACAGAAAAAGTTTTGCATGGGAAAGATCATTGGGTCATTGATTTTTATGCTCCTTGGTGTGGCCCTTGCCAAAATTTTGCTCCAGAATTTGAGGTGCTAGCTAGG ACTGTAAAAGGAAAAGTAAAAGCTGGAAAAGTTGACTGTCAAGCTTATGCTCATACTTGTCAGACGGCTGGCATCAGAGCCTACCCTACTGTTAAATTTTATCCCTACCAAGGAGCAAAG aaaaatgttcttGGAGAGCATATAGACAGCAGAGATGCAAAAGGCATAGCTGATCTTCTGACTGAAAGATTAGCCGtcattaaaaataaaggaaagagaaaaaaatcttctaGAAACAAG